One segment of Peromyscus leucopus breed LL Stock chromosome 5, UCI_PerLeu_2.1, whole genome shotgun sequence DNA contains the following:
- the LOC119087956 gene encoding ral guanine nucleotide dissociation stimulator-like codes for MDTISTFLDIRIEKFPEDFCQASDLSILKQVKNYLIVNIPHSDVLNRFNELLTQLQTEVASDSEASTEEASDMPASAAHP; via the exons ATGGA CACCATCTCCACCTTCCTGGATATACGGATTGAGAAGTTCCCTGAGGATTTTTGCCAGGCATCAGACCTGTCCATTCTGAAACAAGTGAAGAACTACTTGATTGTCAACATTCCCCATTCAGATGTTCTCAACCGTTTCAATGAACTCCTGACCCAGCTGCAGACAGAGGTGGCCAGTGACTCAGAGGCCAGCACTGAGGAAGCCTCAG ATATGCCTGCATCAGCAGCACATCCGTAG